In Terriglobales bacterium, the genomic window CGCAGCTCTCGCTCTTCTGGTTTGATTTTCTGCGCAACGTGGTTCCGAATCACGTGATCACGGCGCGAGTGGAAGATTATCCCGAGCCGCTGCGTGAATTTGGCGAGCAACTTCGTGGAAGATCGATGCTCGTGCGTCGCGCGAAGATGTTTCCAGTCGAGTGCGTGGCTCGCGGATACCTTTCCGGCTCCGGCTGGAAGGAATATCAACAGACCGGAGCGGTCTGTGGAATCAAACTTCCCGCGGGACTGCGCGAATCCGACCGCTTGCCGGAACCGATCTTCACTCCGGCGAGAAAATCGACGAGTGGACACGACATCAACATTCCATTTGCCGAAATGATGAAAATGGTCGGACAAACCACCGCAGAGAAGCTGCGCGATCTCACGCTTCGCATCTACTCGCTCGCGGTTGAGCACGCGAAAAAACGCGGCATTGTCATTGCTGATACAAAGTTTGAATTCGGCCTGATCGATGGAAACATCGCTCTCGCCGACGAAGTACTCACTCCCGACTCCTCGCGCTTCTGGCCGGCCGAGAGCTACCGTCCTGGAGGACAGCAGCTCTCCTACGATAAGCAATTCGTGCGCGACTATCTTGAATCCATTCGGTGGGACAAGAACCCACCGGCTCCCGCGCTTCCTGACCACATTGTTCAGAAGACGCGCGAGAAATACATTCAGGCGTACCGCCAACTCTCCGGCAAGGAGCTCGAACTGTGACGCTCGTTGACTGGGCCATCGTTGGCGTGATTTTGCTTTCGATCCTGTTGTCGGCTGCTCAAGGGTTCTTGTACGAGATCTTCTCTCTGGCCGGAGTGGTTCTCGGATACTTGAGCGCGGTTTGGGGATATCACCGTCTCTCGGGCGTATACCGCCCATACGTCAACGCAACTCAATACGCTGACATCGCCGCCTTCCTGACGATCTTTTTCGCTGTGTTGATCCTCGCAGGAATGGTCGGACGCCTCGCACGTTGGGCGATGAAGGAAGTGGGATTCAGTTGGGTTGACCGTCTGCTCGGAGGAGCCTTCGGACTCGTTCGAGGCGTCGCTATCGTCACCGTCGGCGTGCTTGCGATCGCCGCATTTGCTCCTGACAATCAAGCCCTTGCCCGGTCGAGCATGGGCGGCTACTTCCTAGTGGCTGCTCGCACTGCGACCTGGGTTGCGCCTTACGATTTGCGCGCGCGTGTGCGCGCCGGGGCGCAGGCGATTGGCAAATGGCAGGAGGATGCGGAGTT contains:
- a CDS encoding phosphoribosylaminoimidazolesuccinocarboxamide synthase, with product MLTQPDLPATLHAQGKVRDIYEAGEHLLFVASDRISAFDHILASTIPDKGKVLTQLSLFWFDFLRNVVPNHVITARVEDYPEPLREFGEQLRGRSMLVRRAKMFPVECVARGYLSGSGWKEYQQTGAVCGIKLPAGLRESDRLPEPIFTPARKSTSGHDINIPFAEMMKMVGQTTAEKLRDLTLRIYSLAVEHAKKRGIVIADTKFEFGLIDGNIALADEVLTPDSSRFWPAESYRPGGQQLSYDKQFVRDYLESIRWDKNPPAPALPDHIVQKTREKYIQAYRQLSGKELEL
- a CDS encoding CvpA family protein, with protein sequence MTLVDWAIVGVILLSILLSAAQGFLYEIFSLAGVVLGYLSAVWGYHRLSGVYRPYVNATQYADIAAFLTIFFAVLILAGMVGRLARWAMKEVGFSWVDRLLGGAFGLVRGVAIVTVGVLAIAAFAPDNQALARSSMGGYFLVAARTATWVAPYDLRARVRAGAQAIGKWQEDAELRAESGKKAVPAGTAK